One Carettochelys insculpta isolate YL-2023 chromosome 15, ASM3395843v1, whole genome shotgun sequence DNA window includes the following coding sequences:
- the DUSP1 gene encoding dual specificity protein phosphatase 1: MVNMQVCALDCEALRGLLQDRAAQCLVLDCRSFFSFNSAHILGSANVRFSTIVKRRAKGAMGLEHIIPNEELRGRLLSGGYQAVVLLDERSSDLELPKRDSTIMLALNTLCREARDTRICFLKGGYEAFSSACADLCTKPAAPTGLSLPLSASGMPTSADSGCSSCGTPLYDQGGPVEILPFLYLGSAYHASRKDMLDALGITALINVSANCPNHFEGHYQYKSIPVEDNHKADISSWFNEAIDFIDSVKKDGGRVFVHCQAGISRSATICLAYLMRTNRVKLDEAFEFVKQRRSIISPNFSFMGQLLQFESQVLAPNCSAEAGSPAMSVLDRGTSTTTVFNFPVSIPVHPTSSALSYLQSPITTSPSC, from the exons ATGGTCAACATGCAAGTGTGTGCCCTGGATTGCGAGGCGCTGCGGGGGCTGCTGCAGGACCGCGCTGCCCAGTGCCTGGTGCTGGACTGCCGGTCCTTCTTCTCCTTCAACTCCGCGCACATCCTGGGCTCCGCCAACGTCCGCTTCAGCACCATCGTGAAGCGGCGGGCcaagggggccatggggctggagcacatcatCCCCAACGAGGAGCTGCGGGGCCGCCTACTCAGCGGCGGGTACCAAGCCGTGGTGCTGCTAGACGAGCGCAGCTCGGACCTGGAGCTGCCGAAGCGGGACAGCACCATTATGTTGGCCTTGAACACCCTctgcagagaggccagggacacccgcATTTGCTTCCTCAAGG GAGGGTATGAAGCCTTCTCTTCTGCCTGTGCAGACCTGTGTACCAAGCCAGCTGCCCCCACGGGCCTGAGCCTGCCTCTGAGTGCCAGCGGCATGCCCACCAGTGCGGattctggctgcagctcctgtggaaccccactctaTGACCAG gGTGGACCAGTGGAAATCCTACCATTTCTCTACTTGGGCAGTGCCTATCATGCCTCCAGAAAGGACATGCTGGATGCTTTGGGGATCACAGCTTTAATCAACGTCTCAGCAAACTGCCCCAACCATTTTGAAGGGCATTACCAGTACAAAAGCATCCCAGTGGAGGACAACCACAAGGCTGACATCAGCTCTTGGTTTAACGAAGCCATTGACTTCATAG ATTCCGTTAAAAAGGATGGTGGAAGAGTGTTTGTGCACTGCCAGGCTGGCATCTCCCGCTCAGCAACCATCTGCCTTGCTTATCTCATGAGGACCAATCGAGTCAAATTAGATGAGGCCTTTGAGTTTGTGAAGCAGAGGAGGAGCATCATCTCCCCCAATTTCAGCttcatggggcagctgctgcagttcGAGTCTCAAGTCCTAGCCCCTAACTGCTCTGCAGAAGCTGGAAGCCCTGCCATGTCTGTATTAGACAGAGGAACCTCAACCACCACTGTCTTTAACTTCCCAGTCTCTATCCCTGTACACCCTACATCCAGTGCTTTAAGCTACCTACAGAGTCCCATAACCACTTCTCCGAGCTGCTGA